From Saccharibacillus brassicae:
CGCCGTTACGGAAGGGCCGGGACTCGTCGGCGCGCTGCTCGTCGGCATCATGGCGGCCAAAGCGCTGGCGTTCGCGCTGGACAAGCCGCTGATCGGCACGCACCATATCGCGGGGCATATCTATGCCAACCGGTTGACGGACGAGATTCAATATCCGGCGATCGCGTTGGTCGTCTCGGGCGGGCATACCGAGATCGTCCGCATGGAGAGCGAAGGCCGGTTCGAAGTGGTCGGGCAGACGCGCGACGACGCGGTGGGCGAAGCGTACGACAAAGTCGCGCGTTCGCTCGGATTTCCGTATCCGGGCGGACCGCACGTCGACCGGGCGGCGCAGGCTTCGGACACGGCAGCCGCGCTGCCGCGCGTCTGGCTGGAAGAAGGCTCGTACGATTTCAGCCTCAGCGGATTGAAGTCCGCCGTGCTGAACCTGGTCAACCAGAGCCGGATGAAAGGCGAGGAGATCGATCAAGGCGCAATCGCGCGCGGGTTCCAGGAATCCGTCGTCGAAGTGCTCGTCGCCAAAGCGGTGCGCGCCGCGCACCAATTCGGCGCGAAGCAGCTGCTGCTGTGCGGCGGCGTTGCCGCGAACGGCGGCCTGCGCCGCGAGCTGACGGCGCGCTGCGAGGCGGAAGGGATTCCGCTCGCGATTCCGCCGATGCGATACTGCACCGACAACGCCGCGATGATCGGAGCCGCCGCTTACGTGAAGTGGACCCGCGGCGAACTGAGCGATTTGTTCATCAAAGGCGAACCCGGCATGTCACTGGAACAATGGTCGGTCACGGAGTAATCCGTTTGCCGGCCGCCACGAAGCGGAGGCTTGCCCGCTTCGCCTCCCAATCAAGGTCTCTTCCCCGGCGGAAGAGGCCTTTTTGTGTAAACGGTCATCGTCATTCGCAAGTGTGCCGTATCCGCCGTTAACACAGGCTTTACTCCCCGTTGTCAATCCCTGCATAAACTTATCCACATATCCCCTTCCGTTTGTGGGTAAGTGCTGCAATCCCGCGCCAAATGCCTGCTTCGATTTTTATGCAAAAGGGGATATGTTTTTCAAAACGGAAGGTCGTAATCTGTGGATAATGTGGACGAAAAAGTGGATAAAATTGGTTTGGAGCGAAAATAGGCGGTATAAAAGCAAAAAACCGACCCTGAGGGCCGGTTCAATTCGTAATTCATACCTGTTTCTGTGGATAACACGGTGGATAACAGGGATAAGCGAAAAATCGTATTGACAAAAAAATTATTCCGCCGCGAGCGTTTCCCATTCTTCGTAAGCGGCAGCGAGCTGCGTTTTGTGGGTATCGATCTGCGTCTGACGTTCTTGAATAGCCATGTAATCTTCGTAAATTTCTGGAAGTGTCAACTCCAGTTCAAGGGCGGCTACGGCGCTCTCCAGTTCCGCGATCAGCGTCTCCAGCTGTTCCATGCGGCGCTGCCGGGCACGTTCTTCGCGCTTGGCCTGCTTGCTCTCCTCGAACACGGCCTGCGTGTTTTTGGACTCGTCGGCTTCGCTGGCCTGGGCGGCCGCGGACTTGCTTTTCCCGCCGAACAGCGCCGCTTCCTGGGCAATCTCTTCGAGCTCCTGCTTTTTGTCGACATAGTCGTCGTAGTTGCCGAGGTAGCTGGTCACGCCGTTTGCGCTCAGTTCGATCACGCGTTCGGCCATCTTATTCAGGAAGTAACGGTCGTGCGAGATGAACAACAGCGTGCCGTCAAAATCGATCAGGGCGGACTCCAGCACTTCTTTGCTGTACAGGTCCAAATGGTTGGTCGGTTCGTCGAGTACGAGCGTGTTCGCTTCGAGCAGCATCAGCTTGGCCAGCGAGACGCGCGCTTTTTCCCCGCCGCTGAGCGCCGAGATACGCTTGAGCACGTCTTCGCCGCTGAACAGGAAACTGCCGAGCACGGTGCGAATCCGCGCTTCTTCCATATGCGGATACGTGCCCCACAGTTCTTCGAGCACCGTATTTTGCGGATTGAGCGTGTCCTGCTCCTGGTCGTAGTAGCCGATCTGGACTTTGGCGCCCCACGTAATCCGGCCTTCGTCCGGCTTGAGCCGGCCGATCAGCGCTTTGAGCAGGGTCGACTTGCCGACGCCGTTCGGCCCGATCAGCGCGACCGTCTCGCCGCGGCTGAGCGCGAACGACGTCTGCCGGAACAGCTTGTCGCCGTCGTCATAGGACGCGGACAAGCCGTCCACGTGCAGCACGTCCTTGCCGGACGAATATGCCGATTGGAACGAGAAGTTGGCGCGTTTGAGATCGCCGGCCGGCCGGTCGAGCCGATCCATTTTTTCCAGCGCTTTGCGCCGGCTCTGGGCCCGCTTCGTCGTGGAAGCGCGGACGATGTTTTGCTGAATGAAAGTTTCCATCTTCGCGATCTCGCCCTGCTGCTTCTCGAACTGCTTGAGGTCCGCTTCGTACTCGGCCGCTTTGAGCTCGGTATACCGGCTGTAGTTGCCCGTATAGCGGCGCGCCCGGTGGCGTTCGATCTCCACGATCGCCGTGACCGTCTTGTCGAGGAAATAGCGGTCGTGGGATACGATCAGCAGGCCGCCGTCGTACCCGCGCAAATAATCTTCGAGCCAGGTGAGCGTCTCGATGTCCAAATGGTTGGTCGGTTCGTCGAGCATGAGCAGGTCGGGTCCGC
This genomic window contains:
- a CDS encoding ATP-binding cassette domain-containing protein translates to MLLQATGIAKRYGVQSILEGITFQILERERIGLVGVNGAGKSTLLKILAGEMSHEEGQIFKNKETTIGYLAQNSGLQSDRTIQEEMLDVFADLLEAEREIREMELAITEGSSHSEQDKAYQDLLNRYAMRSDWFRDHGGYEIGTKIRSVLHGMGFGDFDPSTIVSTLSGGQRTRLALAKMLLRGPDLLMLDEPTNHLDIETLTWLEDYLRGYDGGLLIVSHDRYFLDKTVTAIVEIERHRARRYTGNYSRYTELKAAEYEADLKQFEKQQGEIAKMETFIQQNIVRASTTKRAQSRRKALEKMDRLDRPAGDLKRANFSFQSAYSSGKDVLHVDGLSASYDDGDKLFRQTSFALSRGETVALIGPNGVGKSTLLKALIGRLKPDEGRITWGAKVQIGYYDQEQDTLNPQNTVLEELWGTYPHMEEARIRTVLGSFLFSGEDVLKRISALSGGEKARVSLAKLMLLEANTLVLDEPTNHLDLYSKEVLESALIDFDGTLLFISHDRYFLNKMAERVIELSANGVTSYLGNYDDYVDKKQELEEIAQEAALFGGKSKSAAAQASEADESKNTQAVFEESKQAKREERARQRRMEQLETLIAELESAVAALELELTLPEIYEDYMAIQERQTQIDTHKTQLAAAYEEWETLAAE
- the tsaD gene encoding tRNA (adenosine(37)-N6)-threonylcarbamoyltransferase complex transferase subunit TsaD, which codes for MDNVAEQQTGRAGTYILAVETSCDETSVAIVRDGRDVLVNLVASQIETHKAFGGVVPEVASRQHVECITRLMEQAIAESGLEPDELSAIAVTEGPGLVGALLVGIMAAKALAFALDKPLIGTHHIAGHIYANRLTDEIQYPAIALVVSGGHTEIVRMESEGRFEVVGQTRDDAVGEAYDKVARSLGFPYPGGPHVDRAAQASDTAAALPRVWLEEGSYDFSLSGLKSAVLNLVNQSRMKGEEIDQGAIARGFQESVVEVLVAKAVRAAHQFGAKQLLLCGGVAANGGLRRELTARCEAEGIPLAIPPMRYCTDNAAMIGAAAYVKWTRGELSDLFIKGEPGMSLEQWSVTE